The sequence ttaaaaattagctgtttccagccactatagtcatttacaacaataACAaacgtctacactgtatttctgatccattttaatgaaaaattttgcttttctttcaaaaacaaggacatcaCTGAGCAacaccaaacttttgaatggtagtgtatttATTGGTTGTGTGCGTGTAAAGCACTAGGTACAGGTTTTTATTTGGTATAATGAGTGTTgactcttaaataaataaaaaaaaaatacagaaaatgttgTAACAAGCTTGTTAACGCTGCTATTTGAATATGTGCAAACTCTGCTTGTAATGTATGCAAAATAACGTGCCTAAACTGCACCTTACTCTGAAATGATTAATATTTGTCCACACATTTATTGCAGGTACATAAATTCCACGTTTCATATTTTGTTGTGCTCAGTCTTGAGTTTGCAGAAGAATTGAAAATGTCAACTCCCAGAAATCACCACGCATTATCAAACGCAAACCACATGATGTTTCTGCAgtaagggctgagctggctctAGATGATACCTGGCTAAATCAGcagatattaccgtatttgctcgattataagacgaggtttttttcagagcaaatgctctgaaaaatacccctcgtcttataatcgaggtcgtcttctaattagacctcaaaaaaatgtctgctggggccaggctgctcaccggtgctttggtcccgagcagcgtctcttctattagcagcaggaagcttgcagagtgtcacataattctgcctccccctccttcctctgggggcggggccagagaagttgctcgcacagccgggcccctgcagaagtctgcgagtgggagatctgcagttcaggtaagggggtgggggtttgagcgtgtgtgtatgtgtgaaataatggaatgaatgagtatttaaatgtttgtgaatgagtgtgtgtgtgtgatagcatggatgtgtaagggggggtagcatggcatagggaggctgtactcaaactcctatcatccccaggttccagcatgtactggctgccttggcttggtaggagtttgattgctgttagcagatatatatatatatatatatatatatatatatatatatacatatacctccagaaatgccttttaaccccctatatgccactctggcatatagggggttaaaaggcatatcaaggggcagagtggcatataggagggcataagacatttctggaggcagagtggcatatagagggttaaaaggcacatcatggggcagagtggcaaataaagggagaTTAAGGCATtactgggggcagagtggcaaccttgggggcagatgtgcataactgggggggcaggttggcaaataaaaggaaataaaaaaatatatatttttctcaatcatagcttttattaaatatgaaaaaaatgtttacatgaattaatatttactagtaaaactttttttcctatagggtagtcttatattcaggctttttgtttttttcctaaattaatatttagattttggggggtcgtcttataatcagggtcgtcttataatcgagcaaatacggtattataaaTGCAGAATTTTGCAGgaccagcccttcttgcaggagttCACCATGGCTTGCTCTTGATGATGCATTGCATATTACTATGGGGAAGGTCAACGGTTCAAATATTTtgcaaactccctctttagtgacTAAACCCCAAAGTGTGAGAAGTAGGAAAAGTACAAAGTCAAAATAAGAAAGCTTAAACATTAGTAAATGGAGGATCGGTTATCATTCCTTTCCCTTTCTTCTTCTGCTCTTCTGCGGGATCACAGGTGTCGGGGTGACACAAACACTGgcacactttaataataacataGATTAATGAAGATTATTATCTAATAAAATACACTATGGCCCTTTACCCTGAATAATCTAATTTGGCACAGCAAAAGTGAAAATCCTTCCaatgaaacaattaaaatatcccATGAATATGAAACCTCCATtcttctttttagttttttacattttcaaactaTCAGTTACTGCTCAGAATTATTCCATCATGTCTAAAGTTACATTATAAAAAGAGCATTCTTGTTCCCATTGTGATGCAGACTTGTGACAAATGTATCATAAAGAATATGGTGCTTATGATTCCCTGTTATTGTTTTGGGGAGGTTGTCTCTTATGTAAAGGTGAGGCTGCAAGAAATGGAGATGTAAAGTAATAATGAAAACATGCTTTGTTATCTATTCACATTTTAACAATGATCATAACATgctgtaaaaatgtaacaatagcAGCGTATTAAATGCTAAGTGAAAGTAAAGTAAAGTGAAAACAAGCACAACAAGCCAAAAGTTAACATTACTGATGGCCTAGCTCAGTTCTTGGGAGGTCACTATCCTGGCTTCTAAATTGTCTCTAATTAATTTGAATGTGTTTAATTTTAACAGTGGTGTTTACCAAtgagaaatgccttatgcctttCTGTGACcatcaaaatatgtatttgacACCTTGCATCGCATTAAATGAACTACACGGTGGCAAACTGTGGTTAAaactagacttgtacattcatACACAAAGGGTGCATTTTCATTGTTCAGTCCAAATACCGAacaaacgaacatggcggctgCAAAACatacacgaagaatcttcatgttcgtctttgtttactaattttCCTTGGTCCCTTCTCCATCTAGCCTAGCTCATCTACGCAACGTCCCAGGagttaacaggagcggaaatccgtaggttcgccgtcaggagttaaagggccatgtgAGCGACTATTgattgatggcagaggagctccctgacggcaaccaatagagtcgctcttacagacctttaaaccttggagcggggagaccaatggtctccccaggccaagttccgcatcaggagttaaagagccgtgcgagcgactctattggttgccggcagggggctcctccTTAagcccctgccggcaaccaataaagtcgttcttatggccctttaactcctgacggcaaacctacggatttgcgtagataacaggagcggaaatccgtatgTGTtgcaaaagtatatatatatatatatcagagttACATACTGGCAACAATGGAGACAGTGTGAGAGGCTATATTGTAAAATTTCCCATCtagcattaaaaataactatacGTTACACAAACTTGCTTGTTGTGCCAGTGATATAATGTTCAATGCTAGGCTTTTGTACATAGGAGCCAGGAAATGTGGTGGGCTTGCAAGATCCATTTCTCTCCCCCTATATcatttagaaattaaaaaaataaaataaggcgCTAAATATAATCCTAAACTCATTATAGTTAGGGGACTGACGCTTTCTCTTCCCGTCTCACGCATAGACATACAGTATACTCATCCAGTGTAACATCAATGGAAGCCCTTCAGAGTAAAAGCCTGAGTGATATCCTCAGTTCAGAACATCAGCCTAATTCACCTCTAGAAGCAATGCTAACTGTACAGTATCTTATATTaggtaatgtttttttcatggtaaagctttgttttttttcttggctgctttttaaaaaaaatcaaattatattCCCTTTTGGACAGCTAGTTCCTCTTTTTACCTTATATTTATTTgtccatttttatatatttttgttgtacGAGCTAAGTATCTGTGGTGTATAAGGATATCAAACAGCTCAGCTGAAATATCTTACAAGAATggaaacatctttataaatgaCGTGGGTTTCTTTTATAATAACCTATAGACTGAAATAACTTGGTAAAGCCTTAATCATAAGTCATGCCTTCAGCAATGCCTACAGAGAACATAAGTTGGCCATTTGGAAGGAATATATTCTAAATGCAAAATCAGTTATTAGAACCCAAACTTTGTTCCTTATCTGTTGCTTCTTACCAGGTAGTTCTTCACCAAAGTATaatcaatgaaatgaaatgcaaCCAAAAATGAGTCATTGttctaattttatttacatCATGACGATATACGTTCTGAATTCTATTCAATTTATGTCTGCAATGAGGAGATATTTCTCTACTGAAAAGCAATTTGGAATCCAATAAAATCAGTTGGCTTTCTTTCTCtagaaggaaaaacaaaatcacaagTCACATTGTAGCAAAGAACAAGTTCCGCATTtccataatgataataattacaGTTTGTGGCATTGATCAGACATGTTCAACGACCTAATTTgttagttttaattatttttaggcctttatttctattttatttctagccaaataattttattaaaccaACGTATGAATGCACTGAACATATTTGTTAATTCTCCTTCTTATGGCTTCAAGGAATGCATATTATAGACAAGATTCTAAACAAGTACGTGCAAATTGAATGAATGATTTgacaatatttatttcatgcatTACAATGGCATAGGCTTGAAACTCACGGGGCTTGGTACCTCTTTGGTAGTGGCATACTTTCTTTGAGGCTGGTAGGCACAGTCGCTGTCGCATATACCATCACAGCATTTCAGAGACCATGGGCAGTCAAAATCCCCACGACATGGGCTTCctgttttcaaaaaataaaacaaaaatacaataaacttGAGCAATGTACGGAAACATATTGATCGATCAGTAATTCATAAAGCAggagtgaatataaaaaaacaagttttgaCATAAATGTCTAcatttgtttgtgtgtatatacagtatatatttgttttattaatctcTTTGTCAACTCCAAGGTGTAAAGTCAGTGTTTCTCTTACGCTGTATCTACTTTTTTAGTCTATGATTCACATAAATCTATATATGCGTGGGTACAAAGACACATGTATTAGGAAACTTGAGAATGAACTAGTTTTGTTATACTATCCAAAAGGGCATAAGGTATAATCGAGGAGGTTTAACTCACTAAACTTCGGTGGAAGGCATTCCATCCCACATCTTGCTTTACAGCACTTGAAGCTACCAGGACACTGGCTGTCATCAACGCAACTCTGTGTTGTACAGTTATCTTTGTCCATACATGGATCTGGACACGGAGGGAGTATGGAGGCACTCTTATGGTCCCAGATGTCCTCAGGGCATTCCCCTGGCTTTTTTACTTCAGCAGTATCTTTAGAGAAAGAAACGTGGAAATAACACTATGAAACACCAGCAGAAAAATGGAGGCTGTTATTTGTAAGATGACACATTTAGAGTAAAGCTCCAGATTCAACTTAGCAACTTCACAAAGCTCTCTGGGATTTGCCCCCTAACACTTAATAGGGGGTCACAGTTTCTATATATGCACGGTTGAAACTGCAAGTTTGGCGAAAACATCCTAAAAAACGATATTGGGCTTGTAAGATTAACTAATGGGAAATACTACAAGGTTTTGTCTGTACTCATTTTATAGTACATGCTTTCAGTCAGATTTAATAACTTGCATTTTCCATGCATGGCCTGATTATATTTGTGTAAGAAGAGGCATATTTTCTTTCTACTTAGATGCATGCGCATGGGACACTTATTTCCATTGTTAAAATGTGTCTATTTAGTGACAATATCTGCCTATTAATCTGTGAAAACATGATGCGTCTTTATTAATAGTAAAGAATAAAGTCTACGGAAATTGAGCAGGTTTCTAGCTAGTAAGAcaatatagaatacatgtttaATCCTGACATTTTCATTTAGATCATGGTTAATTGGTTGCATGTAAAGAGGGTTTTAGTCCTGTGGCCAGATCTACTTCTCATTGTTCCTCAAGATAATTGTTTTTGACAAGGCTGGGTATAAAAGGTGCCGGCTTGGTCTTGGATTTCTTGGTTGCTGTCTTTACCTTTATAGAGAGGCCAATTCTGTATTCTCCATTTATCAACCATTGTATAACGAAGCACTTATGTCAGTAAGACATGTTACACATAACCACATAACTAAACAAATGCACTTAAAATTGTGTTCAGAAAGTATCTCTCAATCAAGAAAGCCCAGCCTAGATCGGCCTTACTCAGAGATGTGGTACTTACCAATGTTAATTTCCCCTACGTCCTTCGAGAGACTGAAGCCAACGAGCCCCCAAAGAATCAGCAAACCAATCATTGTGGAAAAGCCCACCAAGTTACAACGACTATCGCAAAGAAACACATGGGGAGATAAGCTCTAATGCCCCTGCTTTTAAAGCTACAGTCAGATATTGTTCATGATTGAATGGAATTATCTACACAAAGGAAGAATATCTAATATACCGGACGATATTCCAGTAATTAGATCAACACTCTTTGTGCAAATGACATCCAGTGaaattaactttttgttttctgcAATAAGATACGggcgttttaaaaaaaaaaaagtgccacaAAGACTTTGAAATTTAATGTATGGTTGTGTTCTGAAGAATAAAGAAATCCGTGAGTCAGCAGTATCATCATTTCAGTTTTAGTTCCACAAAGAGCAAGGGATATCCGGTGCCCTGAAGTTAAATAACCATGATAGATGTTTTCACGCCAACATTActttggggttaaaaatgtatacttagTAGAATTATATCATGGAAGATGCATGTCACGTATCATAGATAAATGATACAATCCCAAAACTATGGAACaagattaatta comes from Spea bombifrons isolate aSpeBom1 chromosome 11, aSpeBom1.2.pri, whole genome shotgun sequence and encodes:
- the LOC128468513 gene encoding waprin-Phi3-like isoform X2, yielding MIGLLILWGLVGFSLSKDVGEINIDTAEVKKPGECPEDIWDHKSASILPPCPDPCMDKDNCTTQSCVDDSQCPGSFKCCKARCGMECLPPKFRSPCRGDFDCPWSLKCCDGICDSDCAYQPQRKERKPTDFIGFQIAFQ
- the LOC128468513 gene encoding waprin-Phi3-like isoform X3 is translated as MIGLLILWGLVGFSLSKDVGEINIDTAEVKKPGECPEDIWDHKSASILPPCPDPCMDKDNCTTQSCVDDSQCPGSFKCCKARCGMECLPPKFRSPCRGDFDCPWSLKCCDGICDSDCAYQPQRKYATTKERKKAN
- the LOC128468513 gene encoding waprin-Phi3-like isoform X1; translated protein: MIGLLILWGLVGFSLSKDVGEINIDTAEVKKPGECPEDIWDHKSASILPPCPDPCMDKDNCTTQSCVDDSQCPGSFKCCKARCGMECLPPKFRSPCRGDFDCPWSLKCCDGICDSDCAYQPQRKYATTKEVPSPRKKAN